The Bacillota bacterium LX-D region AAAGCATTTTCTACTTCCAAGTGATGTCCGTAAGTTAGGTCAAAGTAAACCATCAATCCTGCCTGCAAAACCATCAACAAAGAAGCTAAATATTTTTTGTGTTTGATGCCTGCAATGAAAACATACAAAGCTAAAGCTACTTCAATTAAAAGCATTCCATAATTAATAAGTTCTGAAGAAAAATTAAAATAAACAGGTGGGCTACTAAAATATAGCGCCAAAAAATAAATTGAGACAGCAACCAGAGCAAGTGATGCCACTTTCGTTAAAAAGTTCCGTAAGTTGTTGGGCAAAATGCAAAGGATAAATGCTGTCGCCAGTGGAAATAAAACTAAAAACAAAATCATGTTCACTGCCTTCACTTTCCTTTCTTTGGGTACCCATTATGTTATATGTCTGCTTTTACATTAACATTATTAGTAAACTAGGAAAATGTAATTTCCTGTCGTTTATTGTTTTATATTATTCTGAAAAATTGAAATTTATTTAATTTTGCACAACAATTGAATAATTAAATTATTTCTAGGACTATCTTGCTCTTTCTGTTTAGACTATTTTCATCAAAATATATTAAAAATTTAAAATTGTCACTAATCCTATTATCTTTATTATATTTTGATTCAATACTTAATTCAATACTTGATTCAATACTTGATGCAACGGATGTCAAAAACAAATGCAGTAATATTATCTTATAACTAAACAATAATTGAAACAAATTTTAAAATGTAAGCATAAAAAAATCGTAAATAATCTAGCTAAAATAGCATAGAAAATTTACGATTTTACTTTATCTCCTGCCCTGCAATTCCTCTGCAATTTTTTCTAAACTTACGCATTGTTGTACTAATAAAACCAATAAGTGATATAACAAGTCCGAAACTTCGTATGCAACTTCGCTTTCACTATTATTTTTAGCAGCTATAATTACTTCAGCCGTTTCTTCCCCGACTTTTTTTAGTATTTTGTCTATCCCTTTTTCAAATAAATATGTTGTATAGGATTTTTCTGGCCGTTTTTCCTGCCGGTCTAGAATTACTTCGTGAATTTCTTGTAAAACGCCCCCGAGTTTTAAGCCTCCAGATTGCTGGACTTCCTGAACTTTACTCTTGCCGTCTAGTTCCAATTTATTGTGGAAACAGGAATGATACCCTTCATGACAGGAGGCCCCAGTCTGTTCGACTTTAATTAGTAAAGTGTCAGCATCGCAATCAAAATACATTTCTTTTATTTTTTGCACATGGCCAGAAGTCGCCCCTTTATGCCACAGTTCTTGCCTGCTGCGGCTATAGAACCAGGTTTCACCTGCAGCTAGAGACTTTTGCAGAGACTCTTCGTTCATATAGGCTAGCATCAATACTTTGCCGCTTTTTGCTTCTTGGATTATTGCCGGTATTAAGCCCTCCGAATTATATTTAATCTGTTTTAAATTAATTGTCCCTTCACTCATTTTCTAACTGTCACTCCGTTCTCCGCTAAATACTCCTTAGCTTCGGCAATTGTATACTCTCCATAGTGGAAAATGGACGCAGCCAAAACTGCGTCAGCTTGACCTGTAGTTAAACCGTCCAACAAATGTTCCAAGCGTCCAACCCCGCCGGAAGCAATCACAGGAATATTGACGGTCTCACTTACGGCTTTAGTTAATTCCAGATCGTAACCGTCTTTAGTGCCGTCTCGGTCCATACTAGTTAAGAGAATTTCTCCTGCTCCCCTGTTCTCTACTTCCTTTGCCCAAGCTAGGACATCCAATCCCGTATGGGTTCTCCCTCCATGAACGAATGCTTCCCATGAGCCCTTATCTTTCCGTCTAGCATCAATGGCCACAACGATACACTGGGTACCAAATTTTTTAGCTGCCTCTTCTACTAGCTGAGGGCGTTCTACTGCAGGAGTACAAAAAGATACTTTATCAGCCCCGGCCGCTAGCATTGTCCGAATATCCTCAAGAGTTCTTAAGCCACCGCCTACGGTAAAAGGAATAAATACCTGTTCCGCCGTACGGCGCACTACATCTAGCATAATGTCTCTTGCTTCTACAGAAGCAGTTATATCGAGAAAGACTAGTTCATCAGCTCCTGCCCGATCATAGGCAGCAGCTAAAGCTACAGGGTCTCCTGCATCTTTAATGTCTACAAAGTTAACACCCTTCACAACTCTGCCTCGATGCACATCTAAACAGGGAATAATTCTTTTGGCTAGCACTTATGCTCACCTTCCTCAAATATAGCCAAAGCCTCCGGCAATGTAATACTACCTGCGTAAAGTGCCTTGCCAAGAATAGCTCCTTCAATACCGAAACCCTCTATTTTTTTCAGGGCTTCTAAATCGGCCAGAGAAGAAAAACCCCCGGAAGCAATTACACGCAACCCTGTTTTTGCTGCTAATTCTTGGGTGCTAGCTAAATTTGGTCCCTGTAAGGTTCCATCTAAAAGGGTGTCCGTAAAAATAACTCTTTTTATCCCCAATTTCTTCATATCAGCAGCAAGTTCAAGATAAGTTTTAGTACTTTCCTTTTCCCAACCGTTAGTAGATACTAGGCCATTTTTGGCATCAAGCCCTAAAACAATTCTTTCATCATATAAAGCACAGGCTTCCTCTACCAGCTGAGGATTTGTTACAGCAGAGGTGCCTAAAATAACTCTATTCACACCTTCCTCAAGTAAACTTTTAATGGTATTTAAATCCCGAATACCACCGCCTAGCTCCACAGGAATGTTAATAGTACGAATTATTTCTTTTACAACAGCTAAATTCTGGGGTTTACCGGCGAAAGCACCATCTAGGTCCACTAAATGAAGAAATTTTGCCCCCATACTTTCCCATTTCTGAGCAACTGCAGCTGGCTTCTCGGAAAAAACAGTGGCTTGATTCATTTGTCCTTGATATAGGCGGACACATTTCCCATCTTTTAAATCTATGGCCGGTAAGATTAACATTGCTGCACCAACTCTCCATAATTTTTCAAAATTTTCAAGCCATTAGTACTACTTTTTTCAGGATGAAACTGAATGCCAAAAACATTTTCTCTGCCTACTATAGCTACAACGTCCTGTCCATAGTCCGTAGTTGCTAAAATTACATCGGGCTCGGCAGGTATTACATGATAAGAATGTACAAAGTAGTAGGAGGATCCGGATTTGATTCCCTCTAAAATGGGGGTTTCTTGTTCAATTGCAAGTTGATTCCAGCCCATATGAGGCACTTTTAAACCGGCAGGTAGTTTTTTAACTCCTCCTTTAAAAATTCCCAAACCCTTATAGCATCCATTTTCTTCACTATATTCGAACAAAAGCTGCATTCCTAAACAAATCCCCAACAATGGCTTTTTAGACTCAACAACTTCCGTAATTACCTCTAGCAGATTATGTCCTTTGAGGCTTTTCATGGCATCAGCGAAGGCACCAACCCCCGGCAGCACAACTCCTTTGGCCTGTAAAATTTCAGCTGGATTATTGGTAATATAAGCTTCACACCCTACGCTTTCCAGGCCTTTTTGTACACTTCTCAGATTACCCATACCATAGTCAATTATTGCAATCATTCTAACCATCCTTTATGATACGAATTTCTATAAAAGCCCCTTGGTAGAGGGAATACCTTTCCCCTTTGGGTCTACACCGACTGCTTGCCGTAAAGCCCTTGCTAAAGCTTTAAAAATAGCTTCAATCAGATGGTGAGTATTTTGACCGTAGAATTTTTTTAGATGCAATGTTAAACCACTATTTAGGCAAAAAGCCCTCATAAATTCCTCCACTAATTCCGTATCAAATTGACCTAACTTAAAAAGAGGAATATCTATATCAAAATTTAGGTATGGACGGCCGCTAATATCTACAGCTGCCAGAATTAAAGTTTCATCCATCGGCAAAATCATTTGCCCATAACGATAAATATTTTCTTTTGTACCTAGAGCTTGTTGGAAAGCTTGCCCTAGGACAATGCCAATATCCTCAACAGTGTGATGTCCATCCACATCTAAATCCCCTTGGGCTTGTAACTCCACATCAAAAGAACCATGTTTTGCCCATAACTTAAGCATATGGTCAAAAAACGGGATACCTGAAGTGCCTAAAAATTCTCCACTGCCATCTAAGTTAATTTTAATCTGTATTTCCGTCTCTCCAGTTTTTCTGGCTATTTGCCCAATTCTAGCCATTAATACACCTACCCTTGTACTCTAACTCTAATGGCATTTGCGTGAGCATCTAGTCCCTCAACTGTAGCCAATTTAATCACATCTTTAGCAGCGGCATTTAAGCCAGATTGGCTGTAGGAAAGAACACTAGATTTTTTAAGATACATGTCTACATTTAATAAGGAATAAAATTTACCTGTACCTCCCGTAGGTAAAACGTGGTTAGGGCCGGCATAGTAATCACCTAATGGTTCTGGAGTAAAGTGGCCTAGGAAGATTGCTCCTGCGTTTTTAATTTTTCCAAGGAGCTCCATTGGATTATCAACAGCCAGTTCCAAGTGTTCAGGAGCAAAATCATTAGCTAAATCTATAGCCTCTTCAATATCACGAGTAATTACAATACCGCTGCCGTTATCTATAGACTGGCGGGCAATTGCTACTCTGCTCAACTTACCTAACCAATTTTCGACTTCTTGCTGTACTTCTTCAGCTAACTTTTTGCTAGGAGTAATTAAAACTGCCTTAGCTAAAGTATCGTGCTCAGCTTGGGAAAGAAGATCAATAGCCACAAAGCGCGGATTAGCAGTTTCATCGGCCACAATTAAAATTTCACTTGGCCCGGCTAACATATCGATATCTACCTGACCATAGACTAGTTTTTTAGCTACAGTAACATAAATATTTCCAGGCCCAACAATTTTGCGGACTGGTGCAAGACTTTCTGTTCCATAGGCTAAGGCTGCAACGGCTTGGGCACCACCCATTTTATAAATAGCTGTAACGCCGCATTCTTGGGCTGCTACTAAAGTATATGGATTCATTTTACCATCTTTTCCAGGAGGTGATACCATAATAATTTCTTCCACACCTGCAACAATTGCCGGTAGAGCAGTCATTAACACGGAAGAAGGATAAGCTGCTGTCCCTCCCGGAACGTAAAGACCTACTCTGTCTAAAGGACGATAAATTAATCCTGTTATATTTCCTTGTTCGTCAACATTCCACCAGGAATTCTGCAGCTGTTTCCTGTGGTAACCCATAATATTTTCTTTAGCTTGGCTTAAGGCATCTAAAAATTCCTGATCGACACTATTATAGGCTTCTTCAATCTCTGCTTTAGATACTTGCCAAGTAGCCTTGGTTAATTCAGCTTGATCAAAACGTTTTGTATAAGCAAATACTGCTTCTTCTCCATTAACACGTATATCTTCTACAATCTTTTGCACATTGTTTACTATTTCTTGATTTAAACTGTGGCCTTCTCTTAAAAATACGGAAGCTCCCTCTTCTGTGCTTTGGTATATTTTAATCATCACTTTTATCTCCTTTACTATTGTTTTTGGCTGCAGGCTTCACGGAATTTAGCTGCTATTTCCATTAAACGCTGATTTTTAATGCGATAGCTTACCCGATTAGCTATTAGTCTTGAAGTAGCTTCAAAAATTTCAGCAACGCTTTTCAAGCCATTTTCCCGTAAAGTTGTCCCTGTGGAAACAATATCCACAATCATTTCCGCCAAGCCAACCCGAGGAGCTAATTCAATATTGCCGTGGAGCTTAATAATTTCCATCTGCATTCCTTGTTTAGCAAAAAAACTAGCTGCCACGTTGGGAAATTTAGTAGCTACCCTGCTATGATTTAATTTATTTATTTGAAATTTGCCGTTTTCCTGATAGGAGGCTATAATTTTCTCCGGCATAGCTACAACAAATTTGCATTTACCAAATTTTAAATCTACTAATTCAAAGATATCGACTTTAGCTTCCACAATGGTATCTTTGCCTACTATGCCTAGGTCTGCAGCTCCATACTCAACGTAAGTAGGGATGTCTGTAGGTCGGCAAATAATATACCTTACCCGGGCTGCTGGATAATCGAAAAGTAAGCAACGGGAATCTGTCTCCAAACCCTCAGTAGGAAGCCCAATTTTAGCCAACAATTCAATGCTGGTTACTCCTAGTTTGCCTTTTGGCAAAGCAATTGTTATATAATCCATTATTATTCTTCTCCGTTCAACTCTAAGATTTGCTTAATTTCCTTCTCTCTCGCATATTTTTCTAATTGGACTTGATCTAGCTGCTGTAAATCTACTTCTACACTATAGCCCTGAGAGCGTAATTCTTTAGCTTTATGCAGCAAAGTACCATAATCACTACCCGTAAGCAGAAAATCAATTTGAGGTGAATCAATTCCGCTGCTTTGAGTCAACATGACCCTTTCTAAACCTAAGGCAAAACCTGTTGCTGGATAATTTAAACCAAATTTACTAAGTAAACCATCATACCGTCCCCCGCCGCAAACGGGGTAGCCTAAGCCGGAGGCATAACCTTCAAAAACAATACCCGTATAATATTCAAAATCCCGTAAAATGCTAAAATCAAAAAATACATAGGAAGCCAACCCGATTTTTTCTAAAATCTGATATACTTCTTCTAAAGATTTTAAAGCTCCAATTACATCAAGATCTTCACTTAAGGTCAGTGCCTTGGTCAAAACTTCCTTCCCTCCATGTAAAGAGGCTAATTCCAAAAGCTTAAAACTTTCTTCCCTAGAACAGCCATGTTGATCTAAAATATTCTCTAATTCAACAAAATCCTTAGCTATAATAGCCTGTTTAACTTGATTAAAAATACTAGGATCTTGGACTACTTGAGCAATTAGGCCCTTTGTAACCAGCACTTGCCCTATGCCAATTTTAAATTGTAATTTACAAGCCAGCAAAGCTTCAATGGCTAAAGCAATTACTTCTGCGTCAGCACCTACTCCCTGACTTCCGATTAACTCCACTCCAGCCTGACTAAATTCCCTTAAGCGGCCAGTTTGAATGCTTTCGTAGCGATAAGTGCTGCCGGTGTAAAAAAGGCGCAAAGGCAACAAAGAATTGCGTAGATAAGTTGCAACTAACCTGGCTATTGGAGTAGTCAGATCAGGACGCAGGGCTAAAATATGACCCTCTCGATCAATAAAATTAAACAATTGTTCCACAGGATTACCTGCTTCTTTTAATAATTCATAAAACTCAAAGGTAGGCGTAGCTACTTCCTGGTAACCCCATTGGTGAAACAAATCAGCTAAATTATTTTCTAGTAACCTTTTCTGCCAAGCTTCCTTCGGAAGAGTATCTTTGACACCTGTCGGTATTTTCAAAAAAGGCTTAAAATTATCCATTTTGGCACCTCTAACGCTTTAGTATGTTAAAGTGGTAATGTATTAAAGTGATATTACCATCATCTATTACTTCTGTCAATAACTAAACTTAAAATTTTTCAATTAAAAAGCAACTTGCTAAATATACGAGCAAATTGCTTAAGACAATAGTTGCGCACCTAACTTCGCTTCAATCTTTCCAGTACCAGCTTATAGCCATCGGCACCATAATTTAATTCTCTCTTTACTCTGCTGATAGTTGCAGTGCTGGCTCCCGTTTTTTCTCCAATGGTTGTATAGGTACAATCTTCCTGCAGCATCTTTGCTACCTCCAACCGTTGAGCTATTGCCTTAATTTCAGCTACAGTACATATATCTGAAAAAAAGCGATAGCATTCTTCTCTATTCTGAAGGCACAAAATAGCATCAAATAAGCTATCGACAGTTTCATCTTGCACTTTGTGATTAAAAGCCATTTCAGTTCCCCCTACCCTGCTCCTAACTTTCTAATAGAAAGTATTTTCTACAATACTATTTTAATTCCTTTTTGTTTAAAATTCTTTGAACTAAACATAGGTAATAATTGACTGCTTTTTTTCCATATGATATGATTAATTGCAGTTAAATATTATTTACTCTTATCAAGAGTAGGTTAAGGGACTGGCCCGATGCAACTCGGCAACCAGTTAGATTTGCATTTCAATCCTAACCCGGTGCCAAATCCTGCAGACTTGCTTCTGGCAGATGAGAGTTACAGCAATGTAAGCCTTTCTGCTTGTGTAGGAAAGGTTTATTTTAGTTTAGGAAGAGGAAATCAAAATGATAAAAATTTCTGGTTTGCAAAAGGTCTATGGTTCAGGAAAAAATCAGGTTATTGCCTTAGATGGCATCGATTTGCAGATTAAGCCTGGCGAAATATATGGCATAATCGGCTTAAGCGGTGCTGGAAAAAGTACTTTAATTAGGTGTATTAATATGTTAGAGAAACCTACCAAAGGCCAGGTCATAGTTAATGGACAAGACTTAACTAAATTATCAGCCCATAAACTACGTTTAGCCCGGCGCAATATTGGAATGATTTTTCAACATTTTAACCTCCTTTGGTCTCGCACTGTATCCGGCAATATAGCTTTCCCCTTGGAAATTGCCGGAGAAAAAGATAAAGCTAAAATAAGGGTTAGAGTAACAGAATTACTGGATTTAGTTGGCCTTGCAGATAAAGCTGATTTTTATCCTGCACAATTAAGCGGAGGCCAAAAACAACGGGTAGGAATCGCCAGAGCTTTAGCCAATAACCCTAAAGTTTTACTTTGCGATGAGGCAACTTCTGCCCTTGATCCCCAAACAACACAATCTATCCTGGAACTTTTACGGGATATTAACCGCCAGTTTAATTTGACAATTGTAATCATTACCCACGAAATGTCTGTCATTAAATCAGTTTGCGATTCAGTGGCTGTAATCGAACAGAGTAAAATAGTAGAATCGGGCCCTGTCTTAGATATTTTTACTAACCCTCAAACAGATACAGCCCGAAAATTTATGAAAAGCGTTATTAACACTGATTTGCCTGAAATTTTATGTAAGCAGCAAAATGGCAATAAACTTGTGAGAGTTTCTTTTATTGGCGAATCAGCAGCCCAGCCCATGATTTCTCACTTAGTACAGCATTATAATGTACAAGCTAATATATTGTACGGCAATATAGATCATGTTAAAGACACCATTTTCGGTACATTAATTTTTGAACTGATTGGAAAAAGCAGCGATGTCAGTGAGTCTATCTCCTATTTACAAAAAAACAATTTGAAAGTTGAGGTGCTGCAAAATGTATGAGGCAACCCTGCAGACCTTGCAAATGGTCATTTTGTCCGTTTTTTTTGCCTACATTTTTGGGATTCCTCTGGGAATAACTTTAGTTGTAACCTCTCCCGGTCATATCCTACAAAATAAGCTGATTAACCAGGTACTAGGCACTATTACCAATATTGGGCGTTCCTTTCCTTTTATTATTTTGCTGGTAGCAATTATACCTTTTACTCGCATGATCGTAGGTACATCTATCGGAACTAATGCTGCCATTGTCCCACTGGTGGTAGCCGCTATCCCTTTCGTAGGGAGAATGGTAGAAACATCTTTAAAAGAAATCGAATGGGGAATCATTGAAGCAGCTTTAGCAATGGGCGCAACTCCCTGGCAAATTATCTACAAGGTCTTAATTCCTGAATCCCTCTCATCCTTAATTTTAGGTGCAACAATTACTGCCGTTACTTTAGTTGGTTATTCCGCTATGGCAGGAGTTGTAGGTGCTGAAGGTTTGGGAGATTTGGCTATGCGCTATGGTTACTACCGATACGAAACAGGTATAATGATTATCACTATTATCCTGCTCATAATTATCGTTCAAGCTATGCAAATGCTGGGCGAGTATATAGCCAAAAAATTAAATAAAAAAACAATACATTAAAGGAGGAATTTTTATGAAAAAAGCTTTAGCAATTGTACTTGTTTTAGGCCTCACCATCGGTTTACTAGCCGGCTGTGGCGCTCAAAAGGAAAATGCCGGTGAAGGGCAAACCAAAAGCACTGGCAAATTAGTAATTGGAGCAACGCCCGTACCTCACGCAGAAATATTGGAAAAAGCGAAAGAAATGCTAGCTAAGAAAAATATTGAACTAGACATTAAAGTATTTACTGATTACGTTACTCCTAATACTGCTTTGGCTGAAAAAAGCCTTGATGCCAACTACTTTCAACACCTTCCGTACTTAGAAGATTTTAATAAGCAAAATAATACAGATCTAGTTTCTACAGCCGCTATTCATTATGAACCAATGGGTCTTTATTCTAAGAAAATTAAAGCACTTACTGAATTAAAAGCTGGAGATAAAATCGCCGTTCCTAATGATGTAACTAATGAAGCCAGAGCATTACTGCTGCTACAGGATAACGGCATCCTTAAATTAAAAGATCCAAATAACTTGAAGGCGACTAAAAAAGATATTGCAGAATATAAGGTTAAAGTAGAAATTGTTGAACTGGAAGCAGCCCAAATCTCCAGAACACTGCCTGATGTTACGGCCGCTGTAATTAACGGCAACTACGCTATTGATGCTAAGTTGAACCCTTCAAAAGATGCCATTGTTACCGAAGGTCAAACGTCTTTAGCTGCCAAAACTTATGCTAATATCGTTGTTGTTCGCAAAGGTGACGAAAACCGCCCAGAAATTAAAGCACTAGATGAAGTTCTAAAATCACCTGAAATGAAAAAATTCATTGAGGAAAAATATCAAGGTTCTGTACTTCCAGTGGAATAAAACTACAGCCTGTGGGCCTAAGCTCACAGGCTTTTTTATTTTGTAATTTTATTTTTTTTGTGCTTTAGCCCAAGAGTCTTTTAATGATACAATTCGATTAAAAATCATTTTCTGAGGGGATGAATCTGGATCAACAGAAAAATATCCTTGCCGTAAAAATTGAAATCTAGAGCCTGGTTTGGCTTCACTTAAGCTAGGTTCAACTAAGCAGGAATTTAGCACAATTAAAGAATCTGGGTTAATATTACTTGTAAAATCATTTCCTTCTTCTACATCATCTGGATTTTCTTTTACAAATAAATTATCATACAAACGTACTTCAGCTTGTACTGCATGACTAGCAGATACCCAATGGGAAGTGCCCTTAACTTTTCTTCCATCGGCAGACCAGCCACCCCTAGTTTCTGGATCATAAGTACAGTGAAGTTCAATAACTTCCCCTGTTTTTTCGTTTTTAACTACATCAACACATTTAACGTAATAAGCGTGTTGCAGACGTACTTCGCGGCCAGGAGCCAAACGGTAAAAGTTTTTGGGTGGATTTTCCCGGAAATCGTCCTGCTCTATATATAAAACTTTCGAAAATGGAATTTTTCTTTTACCTAGGGCAGTGTTTTCTGGATTTATATCAGCTTCCAACCATTCAACCTGCCCCTCTGGATAATTATCAATAATTAATTTTAAGGGGCGCAGCACTGCCATTGCCCTTGGGGCACGGTAGTTTAAATCTTCTCGAATACAATGCTCTAATAGAGCTATATCAACAATGCTGTTACCCTTAGCCACGCCAATTCGTTCACAAAAATCCCGAATAGACTCAGGAGTATATCCTCTTCTTCTTAGGCCCGAAATAGTTGGCATACGAGGATCATCCCAGCCACGAACATAGTTGTTTTCAACTAAAGTACGCAACTTTCTTTTACTCATTACTGTATAGGTGAGATTTAAACGAGCGAATTCAATCTGCCTTGATTTGCATTCTACATCTAAAGTTTCTAAGACCCAATTATATAAAGGACGATGGTCTTCAAATTCTAAAGTACAGATGGAATGGGTTATCCCTTCCA contains the following coding sequences:
- a CDS encoding glutamine--tRNA ligase/YqeY domain fusion protein, which produces MEIPSSEENKNINFIQNAINEDLKMQKYGNRVHTRFPPEPNGYLHIGHAKSICLNFGLAAQNKGLCNLRFDDTNPTKEDVEYVDSIIEDVKWLGFDWDDRLFYASDYFDQLYEYAVQLIQLGKAYVCDLSAQEIKEYRGTLTEAGKESPYRNRSVEENLDLFERMKAGEFEDGSRVLRAKIDMASPNLNMRDPVLYRIQKATHHRTGNKWSIYPMYDFAHPLSDSLEGITHSICTLEFEDHRPLYNWVLETLDVECKSRQIEFARLNLTYTVMSKRKLRTLVENNYVRGWDDPRMPTISGLRRRGYTPESIRDFCERIGVAKGNSIVDIALLEHCIREDLNYRAPRAMAVLRPLKLIIDNYPEGQVEWLEADINPENTALGKRKIPFSKVLYIEQDDFRENPPKNFYRLAPGREVRLQHAYYVKCVDVVKNEKTGEVIELHCTYDPETRGGWSADGRKVKGTSHWVSASHAVQAEVRLYDNLFVKENPDDVEEGNDFTSNINPDSLIVLNSCLVEPSLSEAKPGSRFQFLRQGYFSVDPDSSPQKMIFNRIVSLKDSWAKAQKK